AGACTCATAGCCTTGGGATTCCCTTGGCGTTCTTACTGACCAGCAAATTATGTGCAGTCTTACTCTGGGGGCAGATGAATGTCTCCAGTCCACCGAATATTGTTGTGTGATAACCCTCACCTTGCTCCACTACTGCAGGGATCAGATTTTGACTCTGTTTGAGGCCATCACCAGTGTTGCTGATTTGGACATACTGCCATGCCTGATTTCACAAACAGCACTGATGTAGTTTAAAGATTGCCTCACTCAAGGCCTCAAGGGTCTTCATCCACCAGGAGTTAGGTTTGCATCAGTTTAGGACAGGATGATTATTTATAATGACAAGAAGACTAAAAACTTATCCAGCTCAAGCAGGGACATGTTAAAATGTTGGCCTTTTGTACAGACACAAATTATTAGCTGCCTTCTGGTGTTATTAACAAATGAGTAAGGAGACTTGTTCCAGTCTGTCTTGCTGCTGAAACCTATTGCAAAATCAGAGTGCGTTTGAATGCAGGCATGTTGTAAATCTAACCTGTAGTTCTTTTTTGTGAAATAAGTATATGGATTAGTATCTGGGCAGGACTAGGGTTAGGCACAGTAAGTGGCTGCCTAGGGGGTGCAAGCTGGAAACGGTTCCTTGAGTTAGCGGTGCAGAGCTCATGCAGAGATAGAGGAGCTTTTCAGCAAGGACAGGGTGGTTTCTTGTTTGCATTCATAtggttttttttgtactttagaACATGGACCATGGAAAGGCTTGGGGCTACTTAACATTTAGAGGTAAGTTGATATTTTGGTATGCTGTAGGAGAATAAACCCCAGAATCATTattgccttttctttttaaaaaaaaaaaaaaaaaaacatacattatcTGGGCTACTGAATAAAACTGAATTTTGGCCAAAGCATGAATGATTTTTTTGATGTTCAGATATAAATATGGCACGtgatatcacatgtgcaggggattgtgggctttggagaaggcaggctgaggacaattggctactgttacattttgttttgagtctcaaagtagtcagccagatcagcagactACTGCTGACACtagattttacattaaaaatcgTGAAAAGgctcaatatttttttattgatgtatattgcaaagttactttaaattagttaagttgtgtttgggtggagttccccttttaaTCAGCCTTACAGTGTATTTCTCTTTAATTGtctttctttcattaggcaagcctgAGAATGAAGTTAAAGAAATCCCTAAAGTCATGTACCATGACTGGCGCATTGTGCCAAGGCATGAAGAGGAGAACTTCAAGAGTTTCACCCCAGTGCCAGAACCAGAACCAGTCAGATATGTGCCATACCCGCCTCTTATGCGGGCCATGATCCTTGCACAGATGCAGAAAGAAGGGAAACCATTGACTGAACCTATGATAGATCTTCAAAGGCCAAGTTTCTTCCCTAAAGACTATTTTGAGAAAAAGAGGGAAGCCAGAGAGGGGACAGCGGTCTGATAAGGACTTGGCCAGTTTTGGGGAGCTTCAACCACTTGGCAATCTACTGTTCCACATCATACAGTCTTTCATGTAAACATCTTGTGGAAGAAAATTATTCGGAATTGGTGTACAAGGGTGTTTAGATTTCAGTGGGACTGGCAGGAGGCTTGGAAAGAAATACAAACACTCAGTTATTTTTTTGCAGAGTCCTCATTAAAAGTTTGATTCTGCAGTAAATTAACCATAAAGAAGTAACAGGCAGTTAATGGTTGTTAAagtcaaattattattataaaataaacatatactGTTTTCTACAAATAGAATATTTTGTATTACTGTAATTAGGTGAGCTAGCTGGCACATTGCTAATTACTGGTAGCTGCAGTGTCTGGTTCTGACAAGTAGGAGGAGCCCCTGACCTACAAAAGCGCTCACTCACCCTACTAGTTCACATGACCCATTAATACTGTCTCAAGCTTCTTGTTAAGCAAATTCTAATTTAGTTTCTCTTAATTGGGTCACTGCTGTTTCCAGTCTTTTGCAATTGGAGTAGTGTGATTTGCTGCTGGTGACAATACACCCAGTATGCAATTGCCCCATAGCGCGGCCTGGTTTATTGTGTTCCGTGGACCCTGTACATATTTATGATTTGCCGTAAGCAGTCAACCACAAAACCGTTTCAAATTATAATATTTCACTTTCTAGAAGTGGGACTATGGGTTATGCTCCCAAAACATGACTTGGTGATGTAATAAACGTACAGGGATCCTCCCCACTTCACTGGCCCCATTGTGCTGGTCATTCTTTTTCATACACTTTGGGAGGGGTGCTTATTCTCTCCATACCAGACACCAGGCTTATCTACTTGGGCTGCtgacacattttaaaaatagcatcacatttttaaatatgcaaTCTGGGCCATGCATGCCCCAATTAGATCAGGCTGATTTGGACCATAATAGCCATCCATTTAGGTGTTTAGATTTTATGCCATGGCAAACATGCATCAGCAGCTCATATTCACTTCCTGCAGTTCTATTATTTGGGCTATTGGCCTGAACAAGGGGAACTATAGTGTATAGGCAACCCAGTATGATCTGTGTATGATCTGTCGACAGCTCCCTAGTTGATTCCGTTAAGGTGGTCAAGCACTGGCTAACTCTCAAGTCAATATATGTGAATACATGCAGGGCACCTTACTTTCCTGGTGTTATGGGGCCTTTAAGCTAAAAGGGTTTGGTCCCTGTTAAAATGTTGTCCGTAAGATACTAACTGCAAGCAAAACAGCTGTCCATCAAACTGGCTTGTTatctagcccagtgctgtccaactagtgtggtaccaagggctggaatttttctggcctacatggtggagggctgataatggaagccagttttgaccactccccttttttaaactgcacccacttctaatcacacccatgttatcacaagagcttttaagacaatGCACACATTAATGTAGCACattaaaaacccaaatggttggtgctcactgtagggatatcacccttcatatgtgaaagaatgtcctattaagacacacccttaaatccatatgcctcctcccctgtggatagtacagcaaccccaacatataattacacaccttagggaccatttcatgactatttccaaatgctaacaaacccctgccaggttcacgtaccacaggcagcacagggcaggcagaatatggcacacataggcagggtagggcagggagagtatggcacacacgggcataGGACAGACAgtgtatggcacccacaggcagcatagggcaggcagagtatggcacatacaggcagcataaatcaggcagagtatggtacacacaggcagcatagagcaggcaaagttctgcctgtgtgtgccataatctgacTGCACTATGGTACCTGTGCGtggcatacacacaggcagcatagggcagacagtacatacagtgacacaatactggcactgctgCTACAatcagaggtgtgaacaggtgaacaatgtgggtgcttacagtctgagcctgaggtgttaaTAATGCAGGGATTGAACAGTACAgggtttaaacaatacaggggtctGTATCTATATGTGAACCAATCAGGGGGCCAGATAATCTTAGTACAGGTGGGGGGCTGCAGCCGGATGCAGATTCTTTGTATGAGgtcatcagtggtgtaactactatGCACCAGGTCCCCCTACAAAAAAATGTCTTCAGAAGGGCCCCTTCCACCTCCTCCTCTCCCTGCGCTGACATGTCCCCCACCCTGACATGTCTTGCAGACCAGTTCTCATTTAATTCCTCACCTACTCTCCTGAGAGCCTACAGTGAGCAGATATTTAAATGCAAAGAAGAAAACTGGAAGAAACAGTGTGGGGTCTGCTTGCTCTATTGTTACATCACTGGTCAGAATTACTGGATTGGTTAAAGATGCGCTCACTTGCTGACCCCAGGCAGACATGACCTTGCTTTGTAGGGCTAGGGGGCCCATTAtgacactgactgataagcagaaTATATATTTTGTCTAGTGAAATTAACAAATGGTTTACACAGCACAGACactgcctatttgtgtctgtaagttaccctcccatatagattgtaagctctacggggcagggaccgttaagtgtctttgactcttaacttattgcaactgtatttatcttgcatccatctgtatttattgttgtactttgtatttatctattatcttaataatcccgtttgtattaatgtattctactgtacagcgctgcgtacataagtagcagcAGCCAAAACCTGAGGATTGTGGGTCGATCTTTGGGCAGCTGATGCTGGTTTCAGTGGGCACATCCAGAGTCCGCAAGCAATATGGCTCCCACTGTGCAGCAGTAGTAAGTTCTGTGTATTCAAGAAGACATGTTGCCTACAAATGTATTTTGATGCAGAAATCAGGGATTAGTGCAACTGCTTCCTCAGCTAAATCATTTAAGGGCAACTTAAACTTTGGGAATAATGGACTGCTTGGTAGTGGTACAGCCTGCTTCCTCCATCTTATACACCTGGGTATAGAACGCCTAGATTTTCCCTTaaggtggtttacttttaagttaacttttattatattatagaattCCCTATTCCTGGCACctttgcaatggtttttttattatttagtttttatatatttgcaattattttcctttctcttttgcCTCTTCCATAAGCAGAGTAGAATGAAAAATGCACTTCCTCAATGCCGTCGCTCCTATAGTATCGCCTTGGCGGAACTTTACAGTCCCCCAAAGGTGATGTCATAAATTAAAATCCATCAAAGGGCAGGTATGAGCCGTGTTCCGACCAATAAGCCTTAGGCAGCGCTATCGGCGTAAGAGCTGCAGTTGCTTGCTCCGCCCTTTTGGTAGCTCCAGCGAATAGCGTAGCGCCCTGGAGTGATTGGCAGTCTTTTGTGACAGTTTATCCAATCATGCGCTGGAAGGGTGGTGCGTTTTCGCCGTGGATTttacttctgattggctggcagCCGTGATGGATAGCTAGTGTTCCCAACCATGTTTGAACCCGCGCTGGCAAGGGATTTCCCGCAGTGTGCTGGCGGTGCGGCTGTGTCTGGGAAGACGGGTTATTCTGTGGTAGGGCGAGGAGAACATGACTTCCACGCACAGCTTCCAGGGGTTGGATTCCGAATCCAAGCCGAGCTCAAGGTGAGGCCCGCCTCTAGGAATCTGCTTATATGCGGGGCACATATTTGGGAGAGGGTCGTGCTGCTGGGCAGACAAGGCGGAATGCTGCCGGCGGAGCAGTGTGCCAGAGGCTACCTTACACAGACAGGGGACCTGTGGCGGAGTGATAGCACAGTCCTACATGGGCCACAGCACACAGTGCCGCACAGGCTTAGCCAACCTTCCGCCTGCGGGCTGCACAGGGGCCCCTAACTATATATGTACTCTTCTACTTCCTACAAGTCCCACTGGGATCATATAAAGTTCCTGCCTTATTCATCAACccaggggcgtaactatagaTTAATCCGACCCTGTGACTGCCGGAGCCAAGTGTCCCTAAAGTCTTGGGTTTTGCAATGGAGGGGGCAACTTTACCACTTATTAACCCCTTGTTGCTGGGGAGCCTGTGTAGAAAACTGTACCTCCCTGGTCTGGGGGCTTGGAACTGTATACACATGGGATCAGAGATAGAACCCCAAGGGGTTGGCTTTAGGGTAAGGGATATGCTGCATAGTTGCTTCAACTATGTTAGTTctacaggtccaatacctgttaTCTATATAATTAACCCAACCTAACTTTCTGCACTGCTAGGGCTCCTCAGCAGTAATAAAATTTATATCACTTTAAAAAACACAGCAGTTCATGTTTGAGTATAGGTTTAAAGAGTCCATACACACagaattttaatgaaaataaatgggGAAACAGACTAGTGTGGGGTAGAAAAAAAACCTGGTTTATCTTATGAGGACTAGACTGTGGGAATCTGCCTCCTCATTAACCCTTGTTAGGTTGCAGATATAAAAACAGGGGATTTTATAAAAATGATGCAATAACCAGAAGCCTGTGCGATTAGAGGCCCTTACAATTGCTggggagggccacatctggcctaagggagggggcagaaAACTGGGCTCAATGCTTGCAATCCAGTGAATATGATCAATACATGTTGCAGCAGAATGTTCTCGTTCATACACAGACTGCAGGATTATACTTCAGATTTAGGAAAAGGAGGGCTATGGTGTAATGTGAGATACATATTTTATGCCCCTTCATTTCCATTACCCTCTTCCCTGGGATTGAATACGTACCAATGTGGTGCCCAGACCTACTGTTGATTTTGTACTGTGCCGGGGGACATACTGTGCCAAGCCCATGCTTTGTTCTACATTGCTAGTTTTTTATTGCATGCATAGCCTTATGAGGAAGCGAAGACTGGCATTTAACTGGGCTAGGATGACAGTAGGCTAAAGGATACATTTGTTACTGTTG
The genomic region above belongs to Xenopus tropicalis strain Nigerian chromosome 9, UCB_Xtro_10.0, whole genome shotgun sequence and contains:
- the mrps34 gene encoding 28S ribosomal protein S34, mitochondrial, whose protein sequence is MAKKKKLGLIAEMARKIRAYRELKSQPRDSQKYALDYQTMTRPLTGKRLPVLAWEDVRNEKRLFTLLTGLRSFGIGRVVTRKSWLEQYDEPCYWTITKVKVDYTAENMDHGKAWGYLTFRGKPENEVKEIPKVMYHDWRIVPRHEEENFKSFTPVPEPEPVRYVPYPPLMRAMILAQMQKEGKPLTEPMIDLQRPSFFPKDYFEKKREAREGTAV